A region from the Aquila chrysaetos chrysaetos chromosome 15, bAquChr1.4, whole genome shotgun sequence genome encodes:
- the SUOX gene encoding sulfite oxidase, mitochondrial: MLLLRAVAGRRLPPLPLPRRGCSRLPPGSPAAGGRRGAAPVLAALLGLGAVLAYGERRRRGAQAAQATPVPRYPLYTREEVGRHRSPQDRIWVTHGTEVFDVTDFVELHPGGADKVLLAAGGALEPFWALYAVHSQPHVLELLREYKVGELSPEEALPAPDATQDPFAGDPPRHPGLRVNSQKPFNAEPPAELLAERFLTPNELFFTRNHLPVPAVDPGSYRLRVEGPGGQALSLSLSELRSRFPKHEVTATLQCAGNRRAEMSRVRPVKGLAWDIGAISTARWGGVRLRDVLLDAGFGEEREGEWHVCFEGLDADAAGATYGASIPYGRAVSPAADVLLAYEMNGEELPRDHGFPLRVVVPGVVGARSVKWLQRVAVSPAESPSHWQRNDYKGFSPCVDWDTVDYTTAPAIQELPVQSAITHPRPGAAVPEGELTVKGYAWSGGGREVVRVDVSLDGGRTWRVARLTGERPVPGRAWAWALWELQAPVTAGAELEIVCKAVDSSYNVQPDTVAPIWNLRGVLSNAWHRVHVTVSR, encoded by the exons ATGCTGCTGCTCCGAGCCGTCGCCGGGCGCAG GCtcccgccgctgccgctgccccgCCGCGGCTGCTCCCGGTTGCCCCCCGGTAGCCCGGCCGCGGGGGGACGCCGGGGGGCGGCCCCGGTTCTGGCGGCGTTGCTGGGCCTCGGAGCCGTCCTGGCCTATGGAGAGCGGCGGAGGAGG GGCGCCCAGGCGGCCCAGGCCACCCCCGTCCCCCGTTACCCCCTGTACACGCGGGAGGAGGTGGGGCGGCACCGCTCCCCCCAGGACCGCATCTGGGTGACCCACGGCACCGAGGTCTTCGACGTCACCGACTTCGTGGAGCTGCACCCTGGGGGGGCCGACAAGGTGCTGctggcggccggcggggccctGGAACCCTTCTGGGCCCTCTACGCCGTCCACAGCCAGCCCCACGTCCTGGAGCTGCTGCGGGAGTACAAGGTGGGGGAGCTGAGCCCCGAGGAGGCGCTGCCGGCCCCTGACGCCACCCAGGACCCCTTcgccggggaccccccccggcaccccgggCTGCGGGTCAACAGCCAGAAGCCGTTTAACGCGGAGCCGCCGGCGGAGCTGCTGGCCGAGCGCTTCCTGACGCCCAACGAGCTCTTCTTCACCCGTAACCACCTGCCGGTGCCGGCGGTGGATCCCGGCTCCTACCGGCTGCGGGTGGAGGGGCCGGGGGGCCAGGCGCTCTCGCTGTCGCTGTCCGAGCTGCGCAGCCGCTTCCCCAAGCACGAGGTGACGGCCACGCTGCAGTGCGCCGGCAACCGCCGAGCCGAAATGAGCCGCGTCCGCCCCGTCAAGGGGCTGGCGTGGGACATCGGGGCCATCAGCACGGCCCGCTGGGGCGGCGTGCGGCTGCGCGACGTCCTGCTGGACGCCGGCTTCGGCGAGGAGCGGGAGGGCGAGTGGCACGTCTGCTTCGAGGGGCTGGACGCCGACGCCGCGGGGGCCACCTACGGCGCTTCCATCCCCTACGGCCGCGCCGTCAGCCCGGCCGCCGACGTGCTGCTGGCCTACGAGATGAACGGCGAGGAGCTGCCCCGCGACCACGGCTTCCCCCTGCGCGTGGTGGTGCCCGGCGTGGTGGGCGCCCGCAGCGTCAAGTGGCTGCAGCGCGTGGCCGTCAGCCCGGCCGAGAGCCCCAGCCACTGGCAGCGGAACGACTACAAGGGCTTCTCCCCCTGCGTGGACTGGGACACGGTGGACTACACGACGGCGCCCGCCATCCAGGAGCTGCCGGTGCAGTCGGCCATCACCCACCCGCGCCCTGGCGCGGCGGTGCCGGAGGGGGAGCTGACGGTGAAGGGCTACGCCTGGagcgggggcgggcgggaggtGGTGCGGGTGGATGTCTCGCTGGATGGCGGCCGGACCTGGCGGGTGGCACGGTTGACGGGCGAGCGACCGGTGCCGGGGCGCGCCTGGGCCTGGGCACTGTGGGAGCTGCAGGCGCCGGTGACGGCGGGCGCCGAGCTGGAGATCGTCTGCAAGGCGGTGGACAGCAGCTACAACGTGCAGCCCGACACCGTGGCGCCCATTTGGAACCTGCGCGGGGTCCTCAGCAACGCCTGGCACCGCGTCCACGTCACCGTCAGCCGCTGA